The DNA window TCCGGAAGTGGACGCGACCACACGATGTCCAGCGGCGCGCCCATCTTGGCCAGGGTGAGCCGGCCGTCGCGCCAGCGGAACGCCGAGCGGGTGTATTCGGCCGACGCCCGCGACCTCTTCCTGCTCTTGAACGTCGGGTATTTGGCCCGTTTGGCGAAGAAGTTCGCGAACGCCGCCTGCAGATGCCGCAGCGTCTGCTGGAGCGGCACCGACGACACCTCGCGCAGAAACGCCAGCTCGGGCGTCTTCTTCCACGCGGTCAGCGCGGCCGACGACTTGGCGTAGGAGACACCTCGGCCTTCCTGGGTGTAGGCGCGGGTCCGCTCCTCCAGGGCCTTGTTGTACACCAGGCGCACGCAACCGAACGTCCGGACAAGCTCTCCGGCCTGCTCGGGAGTCGGGTGGAAGCGGTACTTGTAGGCCCGCTTCACCAGCTGCGCCACCTTTGGATTCTATGTACGAGATCGCTTGCGCACCGGCCGATTCCGAAAGACGGCGGTCCGCCTGACGGCGTATCGCCTGCTCCTGCCCTGCCCGGAAGGAGTCCGATTCCTGCCCCGCCTGAAGGCGGGGGTCTCCTCGGAGGTATCTGATGACCGCAGCGGGCCCAAGGTGTTCGTCGGCGAGTACGCCTCGCGCGGCAACGCCTTCTCCAACGCCCTCGCCGAGGCGTCGTTCCTGACCGGCATCGAGCGCAACGCCGACGTGGTCGAGCTGGCCTCGTACGCGCCGCTGCTGGCCGACGTCGACTACGTGGACTGGACGCCCGACCTCATCTGGTTCGACAACGACCAGGCGTACGGCTCCCCCAGCTACCACGTGCAGCGGCTGTTCTCCCGCCACGTCGGCGACCGGGTGCTGCCGAGCTCCTTCAAGGGGGAGGCCAGGCCGGTCGAGGACATCAGCGGCGCGGTCGGGCTGGGCTCCTGGCGCACCCAGGTCCGCTACGACGACGTCAAGGTGACCGCCGCCGACGGGACGGTCCTGCTCGCGGAGGACTTCTCGGCGGGCGCGCCCGGCTGGACGCCGGGCCTCGGCACCTGGGCGGTCCAGGACGGCGCCTACACGCAGAGCGCCCTGGTCGAGGACGCCCGCTCGACCGCGGGCTCGGCCGGCTGGTCGAACTACACGGTCGAGGTGACCGCCCGCAAGACCGGCGGCGACGAGGGCTTCCTGGTGATGTTCGGCGTGCGGGACACCGGAAACTTCTACTGGTGGAACGTGGGCGGCTGGAACAACACCCAGACGGCGATCGAGAAGGCCGTCGACGGCGGCAAGTCGGCGCTCGTCACCTCGGCGGACACCGTGGAGACCGGCCGTGACCACCGCCTCAAGGTGCAGGTGGACGGGCGGCGGATCACGACCTGGCTGGACGGGCGCAAGGTGCACGACTTCGTGGACAGCGCCCAGGTCGAGCCGCTGTACCAGGTGGTGTCCAGGGACCGCGACAAGGTGACGCTCAAGGTCGTCAACGCCCAGGACAGCGCGGTGCGCACGGCGGTGGACCTCGGCGGCTCCCGGTTCCGGCCGACGGCCGTGATCACCTCGCTCACCGGGGCGCCGTCCGACGTCAACACGCTCGCCGAGCCCGACCGCGTCGCGCCGGAGGAATGGCGGCAGAGCGGCCTGTCCGCCTCCTTCGGCTACGACTTCCCGGCCCACTCGGTGACGTTCATCGAGCTCACGGAGCGGTGACCACGCGGTAGTGGGTGGTCGTCCTGCCCTCGTCGTCGAGCACGTGGAAGGCGAGCGACGGGGGCAGGGCGTAGTCGAGGCAGGTCTCCCACGTGGTGCCGCCCTCCCAGGGCAGC is part of the Nonomuraea coxensis DSM 45129 genome and encodes:
- a CDS encoding alpha-L-arabinofuranosidase C-terminal domain-containing protein, with protein sequence MFVGEYASRGNAFSNALAEASFLTGIERNADVVELASYAPLLADVDYVDWTPDLIWFDNDQAYGSPSYHVQRLFSRHVGDRVLPSSFKGEARPVEDISGAVGLGSWRTQVRYDDVKVTAADGTVLLAEDFSAGAPGWTPGLGTWAVQDGAYTQSALVEDARSTAGSAGWSNYTVEVTARKTGGDEGFLVMFGVRDTGNFYWWNVGGWNNTQTAIEKAVDGGKSALVTSADTVETGRDHRLKVQVDGRRITTWLDGRKVHDFVDSAQVEPLYQVVSRDRDKVTLKVVNAQDSAVRTAVDLGGSRFRPTAVITSLTGAPSDVNTLAEPDRVAPEEWRQSGLSASFGYDFPAHSVTFIELTER